The genome window ATTTATTTGCCGTGACAGGGATGTGCGGAGCCTTGTCGCCAAAGACTCGCTTGATAGCCACTGTCTCCGAGCGATCCCCGATCTCCGTGCTTGTCGCGTGCGCGCTGATGAGATCGACCTCTTCTGGCTGGATGCCGGCTTCCTGGAGCGCCCCTTTCATCGCCAGATACGGACCGTACCCTTCCGGATGAGTCGCAACCATATGATAGGCGTCCGAGCTGGCGCCATATCCAATCACTTCTGCATAGATTCGAGCTCCCCGACGTTTGGCGTGAGAAAGCGACTCCAGTATCAGGATCCCGGCCCCTTCCGCCATGACAAAGCCGTCTCGTCCCGCATCAAAGGGTCTGCTCGCTCGCTTTGGATCGTCATTTCGGCTCGACAACGCCGTAGCATTTCCGAATCCCGCCAGCGAAACTTCCGTGATGGCAGCCTCCGAGCCCCCGGCAAACACCACATCCACTACGCCCATTTTGATCAACCGAAACGCTTCCCCGATGGCCGTATTGCCGATGGAGCAGGCTGTCACCGGTGCCATTGTCGGTCCGTGAGCGCCGTACTTGATGCTGATCATCGCCGCAGCCATGTTCGGAATCATCATCGGCACCAGCAAGGGACTTACCCGATCAGGTCCTCGATTTTGCAAAACGGCATTTTGCTCCAGCAGCGTCCCTACCCCGCCAATCCCGGAGCCGACATAAACACCGATGCGCTCCCGATCCACCTGATCCTGCTGCAATCCGGCATCCTCCCATGCCTGCTCGGCAGCTGCCAGCGCAAATTGAGAGAAGCGGTCCATCCGGCGCGCTTCCTTTCTACCGAACATCCCCTCCGCATCAAAATCACGGACGCTTCCGGCTATTTTTGTTTTATGTCCAGCTGTATCAAACGAATCGATCAACGATATTCCCGATTTCCCCGAGGTCAAGCCCTCCCAGAACGCATCGACCCGATTGCCCAGTGGTGAAATGACACCCAATCCTGTAATCACGACTTTTTCCATCGTGCTCCTCCTTGTACCTTGGATACATCCATCTTTGCACAGCACTTATCCTATTACAAGTTGTTGTTTATCCTAGTATAATAGGTACCAGCATAAGGAGAATGGGGAGGAACCTGCATGAACCATCAGACGAGACTTCAGGAGTTATCCGCCTTTTTAAAAGCCCAGCGAGCCAAGATTCTGCCTCAGTCAGTGGGGCTCAGCCCAGGAACGCGGAGGCGTACGCCCGGATTGCGCAGAGAGGAAGTCGCCCAGCTCGCCGGAGTCAGTTCTACCTGGTATACGTGGCTGGAGCAAGGGCGCGACATCAAAGCGTCCCCCTCTGTATTGGATGCGGTCGCCAAGGCCTTGCAGCTAACCGTCGATGAGCGGAAGTACTTGCATGCGCTCGCCTTGGAAACGGGGGCAGGCGCTG of Brevibacillus choshinensis contains these proteins:
- the fabF gene encoding beta-ketoacyl-ACP synthase II, giving the protein MEKVVITGLGVISPLGNRVDAFWEGLTSGKSGISLIDSFDTAGHKTKIAGSVRDFDAEGMFGRKEARRMDRFSQFALAAAEQAWEDAGLQQDQVDRERIGVYVGSGIGGVGTLLEQNAVLQNRGPDRVSPLLVPMMIPNMAAAMISIKYGAHGPTMAPVTACSIGNTAIGEAFRLIKMGVVDVVFAGGSEAAITEVSLAGFGNATALSSRNDDPKRASRPFDAGRDGFVMAEGAGILILESLSHAKRRGARIYAEVIGYGASSDAYHMVATHPEGYGPYLAMKGALQEAGIQPEEVDLISAHATSTEIGDRSETVAIKRVFGDKAPHIPVTANKSMTGHMLGASGGVEAIALAKSLQEGIIPPTINLDVPDPLCDLDYVPNHARRAGITIGISNSFGFGGHNAVIVLKKYQNE